From the genome of Scytonema hofmannii PCC 7110, one region includes:
- the gmd gene encoding GDP-mannose 4,6-dehydratase, with protein MTQRKRALITGITGQDGSYLSEFLLEQGYEVHGIIRRTSTFNTDRIDHLYEDPHKEGVRLLLHYGDLTDGTTLRRILEDVQPVEIYNLGAQSHVRVSFDSPEYTVDSVGMGTLRLLEAIRDYQHRTGIQVKFYQAGSSEMYGLVQEIPQKETTRFYPRSPYACAKVYAHWQTVNYRESFGMFACNGILFNHESPRRGETFVTRKITMAVARIFAGKQKNLYMGNLDAKRDWGYAKDYVRAMWLMLQQDEADDYVIATGETHAVREFLELAFGYVNLDWQDYVEFDERYLRPAEVDLLIGDATKAQQKLNWTPSVTFEQLVAIMVEADLQALGLTSPNGKVAKVLQDNAMIRQELGVLHF; from the coding sequence ATGACGCAACGGAAACGAGCTTTAATTACTGGTATTACCGGTCAAGATGGTTCATACCTGAGCGAGTTTTTGCTAGAGCAAGGTTACGAAGTTCACGGTATCATCCGTCGAACTTCAACTTTTAATACAGACCGTATCGATCACCTGTATGAAGACCCTCATAAAGAGGGAGTACGATTACTTCTCCACTACGGGGACTTAACAGACGGTACCACTCTGCGCCGCATTCTCGAAGACGTTCAGCCAGTGGAAATTTATAACTTAGGTGCTCAATCTCACGTTCGGGTCAGCTTTGATTCGCCAGAATACACAGTGGATTCAGTGGGAATGGGAACCTTACGTCTGTTAGAAGCAATTCGCGACTATCAGCACCGCACTGGCATTCAAGTGAAATTTTACCAAGCGGGTTCTTCGGAAATGTATGGTTTGGTACAAGAAATCCCACAGAAAGAGACCACACGGTTTTATCCCCGCAGCCCTTACGCCTGTGCTAAGGTTTACGCTCACTGGCAAACAGTCAATTACCGGGAATCATTCGGGATGTTTGCTTGTAATGGTATTCTTTTCAATCATGAGTCACCCAGACGGGGTGAAACTTTTGTGACGCGCAAAATTACAATGGCAGTTGCCAGAATTTTTGCAGGCAAGCAGAAAAATCTTTACATGGGTAATCTAGATGCCAAGCGTGATTGGGGCTATGCCAAAGATTACGTGAGAGCCATGTGGTTGATGCTACAGCAAGATGAGGCAGATGATTACGTCATTGCAACTGGCGAAACTCATGCGGTACGGGAGTTTTTAGAACTGGCATTTGGTTACGTCAATCTCGATTGGCAAGACTATGTGGAGTTTGATGAGCGCTATCTTCGTCCGGCGGAAGTCGATTTGTTGATTGGGGATGCTACGAAAGCGCAGCAAAAGTTAAACTGGACACCGTCGGTAACATTTGAGCAACTGGTTGCCATCATGGTAGAAGCTGACCTGCAAGCATTGGGTCTCACCTCACCAAATGGTAAAGTCGCAAAGGTATTACAAGACAATGCCATGATTCGGCAAGAACTGGGTGTGCTCCACTTTTAA
- a CDS encoding GDP-L-fucose synthase family protein, producing MSTLELKNKRILVTGGAGFLGRQTIAQLSQAGADQNKITVTRSRDCDLRLWENCQRAVDQQDIVIHLAAHVGGIGLNREKPAELFYDNLMMGTQLIHAAYQAGVEKFICVGTICAYPKFTPVPFKEDDLWNGYPEETNAPYGVAKKALLVQLQAYRQQYNFNGIYLLPVNLYGPEDNFDPRSSHVIPALIRKVYEAQVKGEKKLPVWGDGSPTREFLYSEDAARGIVMGTQYYNESEPVNLGTGYEISIRDLIHLICELMEFEGEIVWETDKPNGQPRRCLDTERAKQAFGFTAQVDFKQGLKNTIDWWRKNPA from the coding sequence ATGAGCACCTTAGAACTTAAGAACAAACGTATTCTCGTAACTGGTGGAGCCGGTTTTTTGGGGCGTCAAACCATCGCCCAACTCTCTCAAGCTGGCGCTGACCAAAATAAAATTACAGTCACGCGATCGCGTGACTGCGACTTGCGTCTATGGGAAAATTGTCAAAGAGCCGTCGATCAACAAGACATTGTCATTCACCTAGCCGCCCATGTCGGTGGAATTGGTCTTAACCGTGAAAAACCAGCTGAATTGTTCTACGACAACTTAATGATGGGTACGCAGTTGATTCATGCTGCTTATCAAGCTGGAGTAGAAAAATTTATCTGTGTTGGTACCATCTGTGCCTATCCCAAATTTACCCCAGTTCCATTCAAAGAAGATGACCTGTGGAATGGCTACCCAGAGGAAACAAACGCGCCTTATGGAGTCGCCAAAAAAGCTCTTCTCGTTCAACTGCAAGCGTACCGCCAACAGTACAACTTTAATGGCATTTACCTGTTGCCAGTGAACTTGTACGGACCCGAAGACAACTTTGACCCCAGAAGTTCTCATGTCATCCCAGCGTTAATTCGTAAAGTTTATGAAGCGCAGGTGAAAGGAGAAAAGAAACTTCCAGTTTGGGGTGACGGTAGCCCAACACGTGAGTTTTTATATTCAGAAGACGCGGCAAGAGGTATCGTTATGGGTACCCAATACTATAATGAATCTGAACCCGTCAACTTGGGAACGGGTTATGAAATTTCTATTCGCGACTTGATTCATCTCATATGTGAGTTAATGGAGTTTGAAGGCGAAATTGTTTGGGAAACAGATAAACCTAACGGTCAACCCCGCCGTTGTTTAGATACAGAACGAGCGAAACAAGCTTTTGGTTTCACTGCCCAAGTAGACTTTAAGCAAGGGCTAAAGAATACAATTGACTGGTGGCGTAAAAACCCTGCTTAA
- a CDS encoding AAA family ATPase, whose protein sequence is MRSLCAERTLSTSDGTLRFLATIAALLGPEPASFYFFEELENGIHPTRLHLLLQLIERNLSDGTTQMIATTHSSQLLRLVNQKTLEYASLTYRLEGRADAQVMRILDIPDAKRVITEQSLGRLHE, encoded by the coding sequence TTGCGTAGTCTATGCGCGGAGCGAACGCTAAGTACGTCAGATGGTACACTGCGCTTTCTAGCAACAATCGCTGCTTTGCTAGGACCAGAACCAGCATCGTTTTACTTCTTTGAAGAATTAGAAAATGGCATTCATCCAACCCGGTTGCATCTACTGTTACAACTAATTGAGCGCAACTTGTCTGATGGAACAACTCAGATGATAGCAACCACTCATTCTTCGCAATTATTGAGGCTTGTAAACCAAAAAACTCTAGAATATGCTTCATTAACTTATCGCCTTGAGGGTAGAGCCGATGCTCAAGTTATGAGAATTTTAGATATTCCCGACGCCAAACGCGTCATTACAGAGCAGAGTCTAGGACGCCTTCATGAATAG